Proteins encoded by one window of Dreissena polymorpha isolate Duluth1 chromosome 11, UMN_Dpol_1.0, whole genome shotgun sequence:
- the LOC127851112 gene encoding death-associated inhibitor of apoptosis 2-like: protein MNNKDLPDASSIINNNLDLEEYETLCTPDNSDDQGRERATYIEPVYRTHGADHQLPLSLAVEAEQPRPKDNGVPNNARAVNATHETGFPPDTSRCREDTERENEQLQAQMLCIDCKEQYKVIAFLPCGHLLLCFGCYKGESHCRMCTTKINNIVRVNWFSEQSGPKAVYP from the exons ATGAATAACAAAG ATCTTCCGGATGCTTCCAGTATCATCAACAACAATTTAGATCTTGAAGAATACGAGACGTTATGCACACCAGACAATAGCGATGACCAAGGGCGTGAAAGAGCAACCTATATAGAGCCCGTGTATAGGACACATGGCGCTGATCATCAATTACCACTTTCGTTGGCCGTTGAAGCCGAACAACCAAGGCCTAAGGAC AATGGAGTGCCAAATAATGCCCGAGCTGTAAACGCAACACACGAGACAGGTTTTCCACCGGACACTTCAAGATGCAGAGAAG ATACAGAGAGAGAAAACGAACAATTACAAGCGCAAATGTTGTGTATCGATTGCAAAGAGCAATATAAGGTTATAGCGTTTCTTCCATGTGGCCATTTGCTTCTCTGCTTTGGTTGCTACAAAGGAGAATCGCATTGCCGGATGtgtacaacaaaaataaacaacatcgtTCGCGTAAATTGGTTCTCGGAACAAAGCGGTCCAAAAGCTGTATATCCATAG